One Succinivibrio dextrinosolvens DNA window includes the following coding sequences:
- a CDS encoding AAA family ATPase, with amino-acid sequence MKLIAQSENIEDFLDSDYIYVDKTEYIYNLTRNFKRVFFSRPRRFGKSLTLNTIGTLFEKGVEPYFKGTWIYDKWEQDKYPVLHLSFLEYSATDLTEFKRQLCLSIYKFSRAKKIQDVLEDKEPNVYITNLFDAMSDGEQLILLIDEYDRQLTANINNPELYEKFRICLRDFYGAIKGKKQIKFMAVTGVTRLKDVSIFSVGSDIMDLSYENDYSTMIGFTRDEIKKFYDDYLKLGISIEKGKSVDSVTNEEIEEFVERIADNYDGFSFDEYHKNKVFSTYSVNVFLQSLYRKKCVEFGDYWYDVGGLPSILMNYMESHNLNIENLLKSEIEIPYNDFKNPTSLLNINENVLMCQTGYLTLKSELDPVDDVILGTANQEVKSALFRLLSLSVYQKNVSPYSTGKKYVLEQGTVEDIINLFNEVLAALSYDKYPVKDESVLRALLQVYLIGKNHDVRIEQNNSKGRSDIIVNFPKRRVVLELKYTDKVNSEKAKLAEAEQQIIEKGYGLEDLGGRELIQIACVFNGAKNKRQISMYKKVE; translated from the coding sequence ATGAAACTAATAGCACAGTCAGAAAATATTGAAGATTTTTTAGATAGTGATTATATCTATGTAGATAAGACTGAATATATCTACAATCTTACAAGAAATTTTAAAAGAGTGTTCTTTTCTCGTCCTCGCCGTTTTGGTAAATCACTTACTTTAAACACCATCGGAACTCTTTTTGAAAAAGGTGTTGAGCCTTATTTCAAGGGAACCTGGATTTACGATAAATGGGAGCAGGATAAATATCCTGTACTTCATTTAAGTTTTCTTGAATACTCTGCAACTGATTTGACTGAATTTAAAAGACAGCTTTGTCTATCAATTTATAAATTCTCAAGAGCAAAAAAAATCCAGGATGTGCTTGAAGATAAAGAACCAAATGTTTACATAACAAATCTTTTTGACGCCATGTCAGATGGAGAACAGTTGATTCTTCTTATTGATGAATACGACCGTCAGCTGACAGCCAATATTAACAATCCTGAACTCTATGAAAAATTCAGAATCTGTCTCAGAGATTTCTATGGAGCAATCAAAGGAAAAAAACAGATTAAATTCATGGCTGTTACCGGTGTAACCCGTCTTAAGGATGTCTCAATCTTCTCAGTTGGTTCAGATATTATGGATTTAAGCTATGAAAATGATTATTCAACCATGATTGGCTTTACCAGAGATGAGATAAAGAAATTCTATGACGATTATCTTAAGCTTGGAATCTCTATCGAGAAGGGAAAATCAGTCGATAGTGTCACAAATGAGGAAATTGAAGAGTTTGTTGAAAGAATTGCTGATAATTACGATGGTTTCAGTTTTGATGAGTATCATAAGAATAAGGTATTCTCAACATATTCAGTAAACGTTTTTCTTCAGTCCTTATACAGAAAAAAATGTGTGGAGTTCGGAGATTACTGGTACGATGTTGGTGGACTGCCATCAATTCTCATGAATTATATGGAATCACATAATCTGAATATAGAGAACCTTCTGAAATCAGAGATTGAAATTCCATACAACGATTTTAAAAATCCGACCTCTCTTCTTAATATCAACGAGAATGTTCTGATGTGTCAGACCGGATATTTAACCTTAAAATCTGAGCTTGACCCTGTTGATGATGTTATTCTAGGAACAGCAAATCAGGAAGTAAAATCAGCATTATTTAGACTTTTGAGTCTGAGCGTCTATCAGAAAAATGTTTCTCCTTATTCAACAGGAAAAAAATACGTTCTTGAACAAGGAACTGTCGAAGATATTATTAATCTTTTCAACGAAGTTTTAGCTGCCCTATCCTATGACAAATATCCGGTAAAGGATGAATCTGTTCTAAGAGCTCTGCTGCAGGTATATCTGATTGGTAAGAACCATGATGTCAGAATTGAACAGAACAACAGCAAAGGCAGAAGCGATATTATTGTAAACTTCCCTAAACGTAGAGTTGTCCTTGAGCTGAAATACACAGATAAAGTAAATAGCGAGAAAGCAAAGTTAGCTGAAGCTGAACAACAAATCATAGAAAAGGGTTATGGTCTTGAGGATCTTGGTGGCAGAGAACTGATTCAGATTGCCTGCGTATTTAATGGAGCCAAGAACAAACGTCAGATCTCCATGTACAAGAAAGTTGAATAA
- a CDS encoding sugar phosphate isomerase/epimerase family protein encodes MTKIRFATRLNSFASKSHVFWPELKGKPSVRQMIDRAATVNGLTDLDLNYPQHIKDDAADLKQYIEDKGLHVNGMAMRFNTLPEFQLGAFTNPEKRVRDAAVELTKKGIDCGRTFGTNLMTIWLAQDGFDYCFQADYDRMWDNMIQCFREICEYAPDCNISIEYKPNEPRSYSILPNAATTLLAINDIGMKNMGVTLDFAHVLYAGEIPAFAASLVSKRTRILGLHLNDGWGKRDDGLMVASVNLRATLELIWKLRKENFDGAYYFDTFPDASGMDPVKEAEVNIITVNKLVEIADKLSSNKELEQAINAQNSPLSQQIVNEMLLNI; translated from the coding sequence ATGACAAAAATTCGTTTTGCAACCCGTTTAAATTCATTTGCTTCAAAGAGTCATGTATTTTGGCCTGAGCTGAAAGGAAAGCCATCTGTAAGACAGATGATTGACAGAGCTGCAACTGTAAATGGACTTACTGATTTAGATCTTAACTATCCTCAGCACATCAAAGATGATGCTGCTGATTTAAAACAGTACATTGAGGATAAAGGACTGCATGTAAATGGTATGGCAATGAGATTTAATACTCTGCCAGAGTTTCAGCTTGGAGCATTTACCAATCCGGAAAAGAGAGTAAGAGATGCAGCTGTTGAACTAACCAAAAAAGGAATCGACTGCGGACGTACCTTTGGTACAAATCTGATGACTATCTGGCTGGCCCAGGATGGTTTCGATTACTGTTTTCAGGCTGACTATGACAGAATGTGGGACAACATGATTCAGTGCTTCAGAGAAATCTGTGAATATGCTCCTGACTGCAATATCAGTATTGAATACAAACCAAATGAACCTCGTTCCTACTCAATTCTTCCTAATGCAGCAACAACACTGCTTGCAATCAATGATATCGGTATGAAAAACATGGGCGTAACCCTTGATTTTGCTCACGTTCTATATGCCGGAGAAATCCCTGCCTTTGCAGCCTCTTTGGTTTCAAAGCGAACCAGAATCTTAGGTCTTCATTTAAATGATGGCTGGGGTAAACGAGATGATGGACTGATGGTGGCTTCAGTAAATCTCAGAGCTACATTGGAACTTATCTGGAAGCTCCGTAAAGAAAACTTTGATGGAGCCTATTACTTTGACACATTCCCTGATGCCAGCGGAATGGATCCTGTAAAGGAAGCTGAAGTAAACATTATTACAGTAAATAAACTGGTAGAAATTGCAGACAAGCTTTCATCAAACAAAGAGCTTGAACAGGCAATCAATGCTCAAAATTCCCCATTGAGTCAGCAGATTGTTAACGAAATGCTACTTAATATCTAA
- a CDS encoding transposase, with protein sequence MPNLTDIVIQDGSEIACNCREYKGKFEDANEAKLHRTLSLSSFTELSSSITSGVASERKEISLYKLENRLLLADAGYPSKKLFPKIALAKGYYLIKLKSGSALEVVSYNQYNADGTVTEFKNVKTRFNTYYKIKDEFFNKKCTFDFEVLTAEGSIQRIVAVYNEALDKHVYIATNIPKDTLDAIQIGELYRARLQVEISFRILKGFCSLKKCNTRKSGIVQALIYLSQIVYLLKLIIGQQLQKAADTTFSPKKLVNRIKCHFMDIIELALDSAERLKSYIERHLELFKTYTKSAPSFTNRMRGKSIRHIIEVVSKTPRMPKNAYTTMHVVQA encoded by the coding sequence ATGCCTAACCTTACTGATATCGTGATTCAGGACGGCAGTGAAATTGCGTGCAACTGCAGAGAGTACAAAGGCAAATTTGAAGATGCCAATGAAGCCAAACTGCATCGCACCCTGTCATTAAGTTCATTTACAGAGCTGAGTTCTTCAATAACCTCAGGAGTTGCCTCTGAGAGAAAAGAAATCAGCCTGTATAAACTTGAAAACAGACTGCTGCTTGCCGATGCCGGATATCCATCAAAAAAGCTGTTTCCTAAGATAGCCCTTGCAAAGGGATACTATCTGATTAAACTTAAATCTGGTTCTGCTCTGGAAGTTGTCAGTTACAATCAGTACAACGCCGATGGAACAGTTACCGAATTTAAAAATGTTAAAACAAGGTTTAATACCTACTACAAAATCAAAGATGAATTCTTTAACAAAAAATGCACCTTTGATTTTGAAGTATTAACTGCTGAAGGCTCAATACAGAGAATTGTTGCCGTATACAATGAAGCTTTGGATAAACATGTATACATCGCAACAAATATCCCGAAGGATACTCTTGATGCCATTCAGATAGGAGAACTGTACCGAGCCAGATTGCAGGTCGAAATCTCCTTCAGAATACTTAAGGGATTCTGCTCACTCAAAAAGTGTAATACCCGTAAATCAGGTATTGTGCAGGCCCTTATTTACCTGAGCCAGATTGTTTATCTGCTCAAGCTGATTATTGGTCAGCAGCTGCAAAAGGCTGCTGATACAACCTTTTCACCAAAGAAACTGGTGAATCGTATAAAGTGCCACTTCATGGACATAATAGAGCTGGCACTTGATAGTGCAGAACGCTTGAAGTCATACATTGAACGTCATCTTGAACTGTTCAAAACGTATACCAAAAGCGCTCCTAGTTTTACTAACCGCATGAGAGGTAAAAGCATTAGACATATAATTGAAGTTGTATCTAAAACTCCAAGGATGCCTAAAAATGCTTATACAACCATGCATGTTGTACAAGCATAA
- a CDS encoding Mu transposase domain-containing protein: protein MFERYEKPASRPLEMILPPFTDYIPSLVIYKDYHVEIYENFYSVPYKYVNKVAEAEISGGMINIWLNHKMIASHVRISGTGQYITKQEHMPEAHRAVKEKELKYKTPDDIYNAARALSPDLLNFCIALLSRSDNF, encoded by the coding sequence TTGTTTGAGCGATACGAAAAACCTGCTTCAAGACCTTTAGAAATGATCCTTCCTCCCTTTACTGACTATATACCATCCCTAGTCATTTACAAAGACTACCATGTAGAAATCTACGAGAATTTCTACTCAGTACCGTATAAATATGTAAATAAGGTTGCAGAAGCAGAAATCTCAGGGGGAATGATCAACATATGGTTAAATCATAAAATGATTGCAAGTCATGTCAGAATAAGTGGTACAGGTCAATATATAACAAAACAGGAACATATGCCCGAAGCCCACAGGGCTGTAAAAGAAAAGGAGCTGAAATATAAAACACCAGATGATATCTACAATGCTGCGCGAGCACTGAGTCCTGATTTACTAAATTTCTGTATTGCTCTTCTTAGCAGATCAGATAACTTTTAG
- a CDS encoding DapH/DapD/GlmU-related protein, with protein MGRRQHLGIAKPVKIGNDVWIGGNVTILPGVTIGNNVVVAAGAVVTKDIPDNCLVGGVPARKIKDIENDLGESMDSER; from the coding sequence ATGGGAAGAAGACAACATCTCGGAATAGCAAAACCGGTCAAAATCGGAAATGATGTCTGGATTGGAGGGAATGTAACAATTCTTCCGGGAGTAACTATTGGGAACAATGTCGTGGTGGCTGCAGGAGCAGTTGTTACGAAAGATATTCCAGATAATTGTCTGGTTGGCGGAGTTCCTGCAAGAAAGATAAAAGATATCGAAAACGATTTGGGAGAGAGCATGGATTCGGAAAGATGA
- a CDS encoding sugar ABC transporter substrate-binding protein: MKSFAKKITLTALAAVLCGSVMAADLQPLNSDTEPNRVDWTELQSKFGNVPALKEGTRLGGVSKTLTNEYWRSLGEGYTAAAKKYGATVSYLAAANEDDQLGQLSIAETMITEGYNALLASPQSDANLQAAFDEAASKNIPFINVNDAVMPLTKYYVGCVQRDNGVRVAKWFIENVKEGGKVAVIEGQPGVYAAKQRTDGFTQTIKDSGKFEVVASVPANWSREQAYNAATNILQRTPDLIGFYVNNDGMALGVVEAVKAANRLGKTYVFGTDGISDAYKSIKSGELSGTVDSFPILTGEVAVEVAVRILGGQEIPRVVSTPQALITKDNVDKFYQKNSDEILKALSEE; encoded by the coding sequence ATGAAGTCATTTGCAAAGAAAATTACATTAACTGCATTAGCTGCTGTTTTATGCGGTTCAGTTATGGCTGCTGATTTACAGCCTTTAAATTCTGATACAGAACCTAACCGTGTTGACTGGACAGAACTTCAGTCTAAGTTTGGCAATGTACCGGCATTAAAAGAAGGAACCCGTTTAGGTGGTGTATCAAAGACTTTAACCAATGAATACTGGAGAAGTCTGGGTGAGGGCTATACTGCTGCAGCTAAAAAATATGGTGCAACCGTGTCCTATCTTGCAGCTGCAAATGAAGATGATCAGTTAGGTCAGCTTTCAATTGCCGAGACCATGATTACTGAAGGTTATAACGCACTTTTAGCATCTCCTCAGTCAGATGCAAATCTACAGGCCGCATTTGATGAGGCCGCCTCAAAGAATATTCCATTTATCAATGTTAATGATGCTGTAATGCCTCTTACTAAATACTATGTTGGCTGTGTTCAGCGTGACAACGGTGTTCGTGTAGCCAAGTGGTTTATCGAAAATGTTAAAGAAGGAGGCAAGGTAGCTGTTATTGAAGGTCAGCCTGGTGTATATGCTGCAAAACAGAGAACAGACGGCTTTACTCAGACTATCAAGGATTCAGGCAAGTTTGAAGTTGTAGCCTCTGTACCTGCAAACTGGAGTAGAGAGCAGGCATACAATGCAGCAACTAATATTCTACAGCGTACCCCTGATTTAATTGGTTTCTATGTAAATAACGACGGTATGGCTTTAGGTGTTGTTGAAGCTGTAAAAGCTGCCAACAGATTAGGTAAGACCTATGTATTTGGCACCGACGGTATATCTGATGCCTACAAGTCAATTAAGTCTGGAGAACTGTCTGGAACTGTTGATTCTTTCCCTATTTTAACCGGTGAAGTTGCAGTTGAGGTCGCTGTGAGAATTCTTGGCGGACAGGAAATTCCTCGTGTAGTATCTACTCCTCAGGCTTTAATTACCAAGGATAACGTAGATAAATTCTACCAGAAGAATTCTGATGAAATCCTGAAGGCTTTATCTGAAGAATAA
- a CDS encoding IS630 family transposase: protein MLFCGSGPILAASSGEVIGLVRKSHTSADFIDFLKTVDDKYDKDLKISIILDNHSVHRCRDVMEFLASKPERFEFTFTPKHASWLNLIESFFSKCAKQCLKHLRVNSIEELKTHIESWLKETNETPVVYRWQWKLEDIQGAFADKD from the coding sequence ATGTTATTTTGCGGAAGTGGACCGATCTTAGCTGCGTCGTCCGGTGAAGTTATAGGGTTGGTCAGAAAAAGTCATACAAGTGCAGATTTTATTGACTTCTTAAAAACAGTCGATGATAAATATGATAAGGATTTAAAGATAAGCATTATCTTGGATAATCATTCTGTACATAGGTGTAGAGATGTAATGGAATTTCTTGCATCAAAGCCAGAAAGATTTGAATTTACTTTTACTCCTAAGCATGCATCATGGTTAAATCTGATTGAGAGTTTCTTTAGTAAATGTGCCAAACAATGTCTAAAACATCTAAGGGTAAATTCTATAGAAGAGTTGAAGACTCATATAGAATCATGGCTAAAGGAAACTAATGAAACCCCTGTAGTGTATAGATGGCAATGGAAGTTAGAAGATATACAGGGGGCTTTCGCAGATAAAGATTAG
- a CDS encoding winged helix-turn-helix transcriptional regulator, with protein sequence MDVIGGKYNALIVYELINGTRRYHEIQKAVPQATPRMLSKQLKELEEDEIIIRTLYPVVPPKTEYSLTEFGQSLVPIVEALCSWGEHYFEVAGVPIPCTYTGS encoded by the coding sequence ATGGATGTGATTGGTGGGAAATATAACGCCTTGATCGTTTACGAACTTATCAATGGAACCCGGCGATATCATGAGATACAGAAGGCTGTTCCGCAAGCGACACCGAGAATGCTCAGTAAGCAGCTCAAAGAACTGGAAGAAGACGAGATCATCATTCGTACACTTTACCCAGTTGTTCCACCCAAAACAGAGTACTCCCTGACGGAATTCGGGCAATCACTCGTTCCCATCGTAGAAGCTTTATGCAGCTGGGGAGAGCATTATTTTGAAGTTGCTGGTGTGCCTATTCCTTGTACATACACGGGATCTTAA
- a CDS encoding helix-turn-helix domain-containing protein, with product MARPKKFLKTLSEEELIKIKELSNSRKEEVRKVQRAKIILLASQGNSNETISKEVGVSIPTICKVLKKWTVFDLDAALSDLARSGRPPVIDVAARTWIIQLACHLPQDYKDGPHSQLWTITSLCNYIHKHCMNEGHECLANVQESTVWEILNSNDIKPHKIKYYLERKDPDFKEKAKKVLLLYKRVAWILQMTREQTEEGVSASKLSGEVVISYDEKPGIQAIGNIAPDLRPNPAVGARCVGRDYEYKRYGTLSLLAGIDLMSGEAKNAAFFGPLSQHNISPNPHVNLSPSSQNNMSPSAQYNLGPNSSQ from the coding sequence ATGGCACGACCTAAAAAGTTTCTCAAAACATTATCTGAGGAAGAGTTAATAAAAATCAAAGAGCTCTCAAACTCCAGAAAAGAAGAAGTAAGAAAAGTTCAAAGAGCAAAAATTATACTTCTTGCTTCTCAAGGTAATTCTAATGAAACTATATCCAAAGAGGTTGGTGTTTCAATACCGACAATATGTAAGGTCTTAAAGAAATGGACTGTATTTGATCTTGATGCAGCTCTCTCTGATTTAGCTCGTTCAGGAAGACCTCCGGTAATTGATGTTGCTGCAAGGACATGGATCATCCAGCTTGCATGCCATTTACCCCAGGATTATAAAGATGGTCCACATTCTCAGTTATGGACAATAACAAGTTTGTGCAATTATATACATAAACATTGCATGAATGAAGGTCACGAATGTCTTGCTAATGTACAGGAGTCAACTGTTTGGGAGATCCTAAATAGTAACGATATAAAGCCACATAAGATCAAATATTATCTTGAGAGAAAAGATCCTGATTTTAAAGAAAAAGCAAAGAAGGTCTTATTGTTGTATAAGAGAGTTGCCTGGATTTTGCAGATGACAAGAGAGCAGACTGAAGAAGGGGTAAGTGCCTCAAAACTGTCTGGAGAGGTTGTTATATCTTATGATGAAAAACCAGGAATTCAAGCAATTGGCAATATAGCCCCAGATTTAAGACCCAATCCGGCAGTTGGAGCAAGATGCGTAGGTCGAGATTATGAATATAAAAGATACGGAACGCTGTCTCTTTTAGCTGGGATTGATCTTATGAGTGGTGAAGCGAAAAACGCAGCTTTCTTCGGTCCATTATCGCAACATAACATAAGTCCAAATCCGCATGTTAACCTAAGTCCATCGTCGCAAAATAACATGAGTCCATCTGCACAATATAACCTCGGTCCAAATTCCTCACAATAA
- a CDS encoding transposase produces MNQGKIMNVTQLRSICTELFLGKPQRQIARELHLARSTLIRYSKILKDKGISCIQDIHALSDEQLVQIVYGNTANIGDTPREKNKIIKHRNIEPNSMDVYEPDIDEYLKTYFEAKLSKADIYVDYTKDAARKGLKPLGETSFRTRLNKAIEANQDPKVDMHRDHIYGDELELDWCGQKFAILDNQGNTAYYNVMVLCWASSYFTYARFVPSLTTEDTIDGIRDGLMYFGCLPRQLLVDNPKSMIVKHTVGYESIFTPGFERYMRKCGVSVNPNNPYKPNEKTAVETEVNLIQSRCLTRMDEGILYLDEANIDLMKKVNEYINSAPFRRRNSHLERFCLSDTKNLLQDL; encoded by the coding sequence ATGAATCAGGGAAAAATTATGAATGTTACTCAGTTACGCTCGATATGCACTGAACTTTTTTTAGGTAAACCACAGAGACAAATAGCTAGAGAGCTCCATCTGGCAAGATCCACTCTTATCAGGTATTCGAAAATATTAAAAGACAAAGGGATAAGCTGTATTCAGGATATTCACGCCCTTTCTGATGAACAGCTTGTTCAAATCGTTTATGGAAATACAGCCAATATAGGAGATACCCCAAGAGAAAAAAATAAAATCATAAAACACCGCAATATTGAGCCCAATTCAATGGATGTATATGAGCCAGATATTGATGAATATTTGAAAACATATTTTGAGGCAAAACTCAGCAAGGCTGATATATACGTTGATTATACAAAGGATGCAGCACGAAAAGGACTGAAGCCATTAGGAGAAACATCTTTTAGGACCAGACTTAACAAGGCAATTGAGGCTAATCAGGATCCTAAGGTTGATATGCATCGAGACCATATATACGGAGATGAGCTGGAACTTGACTGGTGTGGACAGAAATTCGCTATCCTAGATAATCAAGGTAATACTGCATATTACAATGTAATGGTCTTGTGCTGGGCCTCAAGCTATTTTACATACGCTAGATTTGTTCCTTCATTAACAACAGAAGATACAATTGATGGTATTAGGGATGGGCTGATGTACTTCGGCTGTTTGCCTAGACAGCTACTTGTTGATAATCCAAAGTCAATGATTGTCAAACATACTGTTGGATATGAATCCATTTTTACGCCTGGATTCGAGAGGTATATGCGTAAATGTGGGGTCAGTGTAAATCCAAATAATCCTTATAAACCAAACGAGAAAACCGCAGTAGAAACAGAGGTTAATCTAATTCAATCTCGATGTCTGACGCGAATGGATGAAGGAATTTTATATCTCGATGAAGCAAATATAGATCTCATGAAAAAGGTAAATGAGTACATAAACTCAGCTCCTTTTAGAAGGAGAAATTCTCACCTAGAAAGGTTTTGTTTGAGCGATACGAAAAACCTGCTTCAAGACCTTTAG
- a CDS encoding ATP-binding cassette domain-containing protein, which produces MVTERLSMRNMTKTYGTNTVVKNVNFSVLPGEVHALVGENGAGKSTLLNMLSGVTMATSGEIFVDGEKAVITKPTDARDYGIAMIHQELQNIPELTVFQNMFLGNPKTKGGVFVDKDREAKRAKEILFELDPDIDPWEKIKNLKGYLSSRSLKLLERYWLTQKLSLWTSQLPL; this is translated from the coding sequence ATGGTTACAGAACGTTTAAGCATGAGAAACATGACAAAAACATACGGTACAAATACCGTTGTAAAGAACGTCAATTTCTCAGTGTTACCAGGAGAAGTCCATGCCTTGGTTGGTGAAAATGGTGCCGGAAAATCAACATTGCTTAACATGTTAAGCGGTGTCACCATGGCTACTTCTGGTGAAATCTTTGTGGACGGTGAAAAAGCAGTTATTACCAAACCTACCGATGCAAGGGACTATGGCATTGCCATGATCCATCAGGAATTACAGAACATTCCTGAACTTACAGTGTTTCAGAATATGTTCCTGGGTAATCCTAAAACAAAAGGTGGCGTGTTTGTTGATAAGGACCGTGAAGCCAAAAGAGCAAAGGAAATCCTTTTTGAACTGGATCCTGATATAGATCCTTGGGAGAAAATCAAGAATCTTAAGGGGTATCTCAGCAGCAGATCGTTGAAATTGCTAGAGCGCTACTGGCTAACGCAAAAATTATCGCTATGGACGAGCCAACTTCCTCTCTGA
- a CDS encoding ATP-binding protein, whose product MKLLNNQEELIVRLNKLGMIGMADDLRNQLENEGVYSQVSFVNRIDQMVSCQEVYSANRKYNRLVKNAHIRDSITFNQLKFEKDDGITNDDLAYLASNIWATDDIKNIIIIGSTGVGKTALESAIAYNLCKSGISVRCYRWGDFANDVMIRMNDTKSMALFLKQIVKYSVITFDDFGLQGKLDQKVEETLFHILDLRWRLKPVIITSQLKIEGFEQLLGKSTQSDAIIDRLLHPAKVITLQGASRR is encoded by the coding sequence ATGAAGTTATTAAATAATCAGGAAGAACTTATTGTTAGACTCAATAAACTAGGGATGATCGGAATGGCTGACGATCTTAGAAATCAGCTTGAAAATGAAGGAGTTTATTCTCAAGTCAGCTTTGTAAATAGAATCGATCAAATGGTTAGTTGTCAGGAAGTATATTCTGCAAACAGAAAATACAACAGACTGGTAAAAAATGCCCATATTAGAGATTCAATCACTTTTAATCAGCTTAAGTTTGAAAAAGATGATGGAATTACAAACGATGATCTAGCCTATTTAGCAAGTAATATCTGGGCTACTGATGATATCAAAAACATTATCATTATAGGTTCGACAGGAGTTGGGAAAACAGCGTTAGAATCAGCGATTGCGTATAATCTCTGCAAATCAGGTATTTCAGTAAGATGTTACCGCTGGGGAGATTTTGCAAACGATGTAATGATTCGTATGAACGATACCAAGAGTATGGCTTTATTTCTTAAACAGATTGTTAAATATAGCGTAATAACCTTTGACGACTTCGGTCTGCAAGGAAAGCTTGATCAAAAAGTTGAGGAAACTCTGTTTCATATCCTCGATCTAAGATGGAGATTAAAACCGGTTATAATCACCAGCCAGCTAAAAATAGAGGGATTTGAACAACTGCTAGGAAAATCTACGCAGAGCGATGCAATAATTGACAGATTACTCCATCCAGCTAAAGTCATAACTCTACAAGGAGCTTCAAGAAGGTAG